Within the Heliomicrobium undosum genome, the region TGGCGACAGGGGCGTCGCCGGTGATGGCCCATGCGCCGGAAGAGGTGGCCGAACTGGCTTCCATCGCCGGGGCGCTCGTCCTCAACATTGGCACTCTCACCTTGCCATGGATCGAGTCGATGATCGTAGCCGGGAAGGCGGCCAATGCCGCCGGCGCGCCGGTCATCCTCGATCCGGTGGGCGCCGGCGCTACGCGGCTGCGCACCGAATCGTGCCTGCGCATCCTGGAATCAGTGAAGGTGGCTGTCGTCCGGGCGAATGCGGCGGAAGCGGCCGTATTGGCTGGACTGGATGGGGAAGTGAAGGGTGTCGACGCCGTCAGCGGCGATGCCCGCGCTGCCGCTCAGGCGCTGGCACGGCGCTTCGGCGTCGTCGCCGCCGTGACCGGCGTTGTCGATTATGTTTCAGATGGGCAGCGGACCGTGAAGATCGAAAACGGCGACGCCTGGATGGCGCGTCTGACGGGAACAGGGTGCATGGCCTCGTCGGTGACCGGCTGTTTCTGCGCCGTCGAAAAGGCTCCCCTCGCGGCGGCTGCTGCGGCGCTGGCCTTCTACGGGGCAGCCGGGGAGATCGCCGCCGGACGGTCGCCTTTAGAGGAGGCCGGGCCGACTTGGCCGGAACCGCGGGGGCCGATGAGTTTCAAAACGGCTTTCTTTGACGC harbors:
- the thiM gene encoding hydroxyethylthiazole kinase, with the protein product MPAQVRACLTGKLAIMRERRPLVHHLTNYVTVNDCANMVLATGASPVMAHAPEEVAELASIAGALVLNIGTLTLPWIESMIVAGKAANAAGAPVILDPVGAGATRLRTESCLRILESVKVAVVRANAAEAAVLAGLDGEVKGVDAVSGDARAAAQALARRFGVVAAVTGVVDYVSDGQRTVKIENGDAWMARLTGTGCMASSVTGCFCAVEKAPLAAAAAALAFYGAAGEIAAGRSPLEEAGPTWPEPRGPMSFKTAFFDAVYRLDGERAARMARASEFLK